Proteins found in one Candidatus Baltobacteraceae bacterium genomic segment:
- a CDS encoding glycosyltransferase family 4 protein encodes MHLEGLRVAVLAPITWPTPPPGYGPWEQIAFNIADGMRRRGADVTLFATGNSQFAGRVESVIPVGTAQDPPLNGDVFGALHIGKLFERAHEFDLIHNNFDWKPMTYALGSKTPPMLTTIHGFSSPQILAAYYACAWRSFYCSISDADRDPGLGYLATTYNGIDPSEFTFRETAGDYLVFLGRFHPEKGTHLAIEIAKKAGVRLKMAAIPQDEEYFRTQIEPQIDGDQIQFLGSVEREGRDELLSNALALVHMTTRPERFGLTMIEAMACGTPVLGANMGSVPEIVLDGTTGYVCDDVAQAVARVPHLASLDRRACRARVEAEFTVERMVDRYADAYAQALAQKLPAAATPTQLHWRNHDWWDRPMAYTEIGQKPRTPLSS; translated from the coding sequence TTGCATCTCGAGGGGCTTCGCGTTGCGGTTCTGGCACCTATTACGTGGCCGACGCCGCCGCCGGGATATGGGCCGTGGGAGCAGATCGCGTTTAACATCGCCGATGGGATGCGCCGGCGCGGCGCGGACGTGACGCTTTTTGCGACCGGCAACTCGCAGTTTGCGGGGCGGGTGGAATCGGTGATCCCGGTTGGGACGGCGCAGGATCCGCCGCTTAACGGCGACGTGTTCGGCGCGCTGCATATCGGCAAACTCTTCGAACGCGCGCACGAGTTCGATTTGATTCACAACAACTTCGACTGGAAACCGATGACCTACGCGCTCGGCAGCAAAACGCCGCCGATGCTCACCACGATTCACGGCTTCTCTTCGCCGCAGATCCTCGCAGCCTACTACGCATGCGCCTGGCGCAGCTTCTACTGCTCGATCAGCGACGCCGATCGCGACCCAGGCCTCGGCTATCTCGCGACGACCTACAACGGCATCGACCCGAGCGAATTTACGTTCCGCGAGACGGCCGGCGACTATCTCGTCTTTCTCGGACGCTTTCACCCGGAGAAGGGCACGCATCTCGCGATCGAGATCGCCAAGAAAGCCGGCGTCCGTTTGAAGATGGCGGCCATTCCGCAAGACGAGGAGTATTTTCGCACGCAGATCGAGCCGCAGATCGACGGCGATCAGATTCAGTTCCTCGGCTCGGTGGAACGCGAAGGCCGCGATGAATTGCTGAGCAACGCGCTCGCACTCGTGCATATGACCACGCGCCCCGAACGCTTCGGCCTCACGATGATCGAAGCGATGGCTTGCGGAACGCCGGTTCTCGGCGCGAACATGGGCTCGGTTCCGGAGATCGTGCTCGACGGCACGACCGGCTACGTTTGCGACGACGTAGCACAAGCCGTCGCCCGGGTGCCGCACCTCGCCTCACTCGATCGCCGCGCCTGCCGCGCACGCGTCGAAGCCGAGTTCACCGTCGAACGCATGGTAGACCGCTACGCCGACGCCTACGCACAAGCACTAGCCCAAAAACTCCCTGCCGCCGCCACCCCCACCCAACTCCACTGGCGCAACCACGACTGGTGGGACCGCCCCATGGCCTACACCGAAATCGGCCAAAAACCCCGCACCCCCCTGTCATCCTAA